The window ACGACCCGGGTGTACGAGGCGGCCGCGGCCAGTCGTGCGGGGTCCGGCCGCGGCGGGGCGAACTCGGCTATCTCCGGGTGCTCCAGGGCGACGTCGGGGGCGGGCGGGGCGACGAGCAGGACGCGGTCGACGGGGCCGGACAGGACGTCGTCCCGCGCGACCGCGTGCAGCCACAGCAGACAGGCCAGGCTGTGGCAGACCACCGTGATCCGCCGGCCCGTCAACTCCGCCAGCAGGGCGTCCAGTTCCGCCAGCCACCGCTCCAGGTCCGGGTCGTCCGGCTCCGGCAGCTGCGGGTACGCCACCTCGTGGCCGAGGTCGGTGAGGCGGTCGGCCAGCCAGTGCTGCCAGTGGGCGGCCGGGCGGTGGTTCTGCCACCCGTGCAGGATCAGGAAGGCGCGGGTGCCGTCGGCGGGCGGGGTCTCTGTCATCCCCAGATCGTCAGCGAAGCGGGTCCTGCCGGTCCAGTGCCGTCTCTGTGGCTGGATGGATCGCCGGGTGCGGGCTTTTAGGGGCGCGGGGAACTGCGCGAGGAGCCCCACCGGGCCGCACCCGACGAACCGCCTCGACAAGCGCGGGGCGCGGCCCCGGTTCTCAGGGGCGCGGGGAACTGCGCGAGAAGCCCCACGCACCCGCACCCACCGCACCACCCCGACAACCCCCTCGCATGGCCCGTACACCCACCGCTAGCGTGCCCGCATGACCAACCCCGCGCAGGACACCGAGGGCTCCGCCGCCCACCCCCGTTTCGCCGAGGCACTCACCGCCCTGGGCCTGGCCGAACTGCACGCCCGGATCCGCAGGTTCCCAGAGGCCACGAGGACCGCGGCGGAGGCGGCGGCAGCCCTCGGCTGCGAGTTGAGCGAGATCTGCAAGTCGCTGATCTTCGCCGCGGACGGCGTCCCCGTGCTGGTGCTCATGGACGGCGCGTCGAGGGTCGACCTGGAGCTGGTCCGGCGCGAACTCGGCGCCACGAGGGTCACCCGGGCCCGCGCCGACGTCGTACGGGAGACGACCGGATACGCGATCGGCGGCGTCCCGCCCTTCGGGCACCGCACCAGGACCCGCGTCCTCGCGGACCGCTCGCTGCTGGACCACGCGACCGTGTGGGCGGCCGCCGGCACCCCGTACACCGTCTTCCCCATGGACCCCAGGACGCTGATCGCCCACGCGGGCGCCACCCTGGTGGACGTCCGCGAACACAGCGCGTGACGCCCCTCGTCACCGCGGCGGTACTGCTCGCCGCGGTCACCCACGCCAGCTGGAACGCGATCGCCCACAAGATCACGGACAAGCTGGTCGGGTTCACGCTGATAGCCGGCGGCGGGGCGCTGATCGGGTTCGCGATGGTGCCGTTCGTGCCGCTCCCGGAGGCCGGCGCGTGGCCGTATCTGAT is drawn from Streptomyces bottropensis ATCC 25435 and contains these coding sequences:
- a CDS encoding RBBP9/YdeN family alpha/beta hydrolase, whose translation is MTETPPADGTRAFLILHGWQNHRPAAHWQHWLADRLTDLGHEVAYPQLPEPDDPDLERWLAELDALLAELTGRRITVVCHSLACLLWLHAVARDDVLSGPVDRVLLVAPPAPDVALEHPEIAEFAPPRPDPARLAAAASYTRVVGGDDDPYCPGGAATLYADPLGLPVDVLPGQAHLDLDAGYGPWPSVFDWCLAESPESYEKTPVHART
- a CDS encoding YbaK/EbsC family protein → MTNPAQDTEGSAAHPRFAEALTALGLAELHARIRRFPEATRTAAEAAAALGCELSEICKSLIFAADGVPVLVLMDGASRVDLELVRRELGATRVTRARADVVRETTGYAIGGVPPFGHRTRTRVLADRSLLDHATVWAAAGTPYTVFPMDPRTLIAHAGATLVDVREHSA